The genomic stretch GCTATCCGGCGGCATGTCCCGCCGCGTTGCCTTGGCGCGTACCATCGCCCTCGACCCCGCGCTGATGCTGTATGACGAGCCATTCACCGGCCTCGACCCGATTTCGCTGGGCGTAATTGCCGACTTGATCAGCAAAATCAACCGTGCCCTGCGCTCCACCAGCATGATGGTTACACACGATGTGCCACGCTCGCTGCAAATTGCCGACCAAGTGATTTTCCTTGCCCACGGCGAAATCCTGTTTTCAGGTAGCCCAGAAGAAATGCGCAGCCTCGATTCACCGTGGATTACCCAATTTATCAACGGCCTGCCCAACGGCCCGGTCGCCTTCCGCTATCCGGCCGAGCGCGGCATACAACAAGTTTTGCTCAATAGCTGAATTATGAATTTTTTCCAAACCCTAGGCGCGAAAACGCTGGATTTCCTACAGGAACTGGGCAAAACCACCCTATTCCTGTTCGCCGTGCTGGCACGCTCCGGCACGCTGCTGCCGCGCCTGCGGCTGGGTATCCGCCAAATGTATTTCACCGGTGTGCTATCCATTGTCATCATTGCTGTGTCCGGACTGTTTGTGGGCATGGTACTGGGTTTGCAGGGCTACACCCAGCTGGCCAAATTTAAATCGGCCGATATTTTGGGCTATATGGTGGCTGCATCGCTGTTGCGCGAACTGGGGCCGGTACTGGCCGGCATCTTATTTGCCAGCAGCGCGGGCGGCGCGATGACCAGCGAAATCGGCCTGATGAAAACCACTGAGCAGCTGGAGGCGATGAAGGTGATGGCGGTTGATCCCGTTGCCCGCGTGGTGGTGCCGCGTTTTTGGGCAGGCGTGATTTCCATGCCGCTGTTAGCTTCTATCTGCAATGTGGCCGGCATTTACGGCGCCTATCTTATCGGCGTGCGCTATCTGGGCTTGGACGGCGGCATTTTCTGGTCACAGATGCAGGCGAATATCGATGTGGGCTACGATGTGGTGAACGGGTTGATTAAATCGGTGGTGTTTGGTGTGGCCATTTCGCTAATTGCCGTATATCAAGGCTTCCACTGCCGCAGCACGCCGGAAGGCATCCTGCGTGCCAGCACCCGCACCGTGGTGAGCAGCGCGCTCACCGTTTTGGCCTTGGATTTTGTTTTAACCGCCATCATGTTTATCGGATAACCGGATTATGAAAAGAAGCACTTTAGAACTTTGGGTCGGCGTTTTTGTGGCCTTAGGCATTGCCGCTGTGGTATTTTTATCACTGCGCGTAGCCGGCGGACAAACAGTTTCCCGCCAGTCGTCCTACACCGTTTCCGCCAGCTTTACCGACATCGGTGGCTTGAAAGTGAAAGCCCCGGTGAAGGCTTCAGGCGTGGTGGTGGGTAGGGTATCCTCCATCCAGCTCGATCCAAAAACCTACCGAGCCAATGTGAGCTTGAATATCGACAGCCAATACCGCTTCAGCACCGACGTTTCTGCCGAAATCCTCACTTCCGGCCTGCTGGGCGAGCAATACATCGGCCTGCAGCAGGGCGCGGAGGAAACCGAACTGAAAAACGGCGACTCCATCGAAATCACCAGCTCCGCTTTGGTGCTGGAGCAGTTAATCGGCAAATTTATGACCAATACCGTAGAAAAAAACGGCGCAACACAATAAACACACTACAACATTTTCATTTTTCACTGGGAAAGGAAAACATCAATGAAAAAATCCGCACTCACCGCCGCCCTGAGCATCGGCATCATGAGCATCGGCCTGGCCTTCGCCACGCCGCAGCAGGCCGTGGCGCAACTCAAGCAGAACAGCACCCAAGTGCTGAACATCTTGCAAAACGCCAAAAACAACAACGATGTGCAAGTTCGCCGTCAGGCCGAAAACTACGCCATCCCCTATTTCGACTTTACCCGCATGACCGAGCTGGCCGTGGGCGCCAACTGGCGCAACGCCACCCCAGCGCAGAAAACCGCACTGACCGAGCAGTTTAAAACCCTGCTCATCCGCACCTACTCCGGCACCATGCTGCAATACCGCAACGCCAACGTGGTTATCCGCGAGAACGCGGTTCAGCGCGGCAACAGCATTATCGTTACCGCCGACATCACTCCCGCCGGCGGCAAACCGGTCACCATGGACTACACCATGTACCAAAGCGGCGGCAAATACCGCGTTTATAACGTGGCCGTAGAAGGCGCCAGCCTGGTAACCGTGTACCGCAGCCAATTCAACAACACCATCGCGCAAAAAGGCATCGACGGCCTGATTCAAGAACTGCGCAGCAAAAACGGCAGCTGAATCCATGCACAGCGAATGCCGCGATGAAACTGTGTACCTCAGTGGGGAAGTAACCGTTGCCACGGTAACCGCCCCGCTGTTTCACGCCTATTGCCAACAGCTGGGCTACCTGAAAAACAGCCCTGCCCCCGCAATCGATTTCTCCGGCGTCAGCCAAGCCGATTCCGTTTGCATTTCCCTCATGGCCACCGCCAAACGCAGCCGCCCCGAAGCCGCTTGGGTATTCCGCGGCCTGCCCGCCGGCGTGGCGGCCTTGGCCGAATTGTATGAAGTAGGCGGCTGGATAACATCATGAAAAAACTGCTCACCCTTACCCTGCTCACCATCGGCCTGTCCGGTAATGCCCTGGCCGAAGGCGTCGCCTACGACCCCTATGAAGGCTACAACCGCTTCATGTTCGGCGTAAACGACCGCATCGACCGCCACTTCCTTTCTCCCGTGGCACGCGGCTACCGCGCCGTTACCCCCCGCCCCGTGCGCAGCGGCATCGGCAATTTTTTCAATAACCTGCGCGACATCGTGAGTGTTGGCAGCAACCTATTGCGGCTCAACATTTCCAAAGCCGGCAGCGACCTCGTGCGCGTAGGCATCAATACCACCTTTGGCTTCGGCGGCCTCATCGACATCGCCAGCGAAGCCCAAATGCCCAACAACAAAAACACCCTCGGCGACACTTTCGCCAGCTGGGGCTGGAAAAACAGCAACTACTTCGTCTATCCCCTGCTCGGTCCCAGCACCGTGCGCGATGCATTGGGCAACACCATCACCAGCGTTTATTCCCCCGAAAAACTCGCCTTCGGCAACGGCGCCGGCTACTGGGCCGCCACCGGCGTGAAAACCCTGGATACCCGCGCCAACCTGCTCGACCTCACCGACGGCGTAAACCAAGTTGCGCTCGACCGCTACACCTTCATCCGCGATGCCTACATGGCCGCCCGTGCCAAACAAACCGGCACCACCCTGCCCGGCAGCGAAGACGACTACGTGCCCAGCTTTGAAGAAGATAGCGGCAACACCGGCAGCGAATCCACAGCTACTGCCGAGCAACCCGCCGCTGAACCAGCCACCACCGCGCAACCGTCTGCCGAGCCCGCAGCAAACTTGGGCACCCCAGCTACCAATACTCCGGCAGACAACTCAAACAGCGGTCGCCCCGCCCCCAATACCATCTACGAAGAAATCCTCAGCCGCTAAAATTGCCGCCCTTCTGATTTTCAGGTAGCCTTTCCACAAGCAGCAAAGGCTACCTGAAAAACAAAGGCTACCTGAAACCCTTCCCCCACCGCCTCAACAAAGGAGCGCATCATGTACGAAATCAACCGCAGCGTATTCCGGCTGGTGCCGCTACAGCCGTTTTGGAACTGGCTCACCGCCCTGCCCGGCGCCGAGCTCGACGACCTTACCCTCGAAGACCTGCAAAACAACGCCAACGCCTACCTCACCAACCCCTGCGATGATAGCGAAGAAGTGTGGGCGGAAATCAAATCCCAAATCGACACCATCTTCGCCGCCGAACTGGCCGACTGGTGCGAAGACGAAAGCCAATGGCCCGATTTGTATCCCGACATCTTTGCCGAATGGTTCGATATCCAACTCTCCCCCATCCTCTGCGATTTGTCCGCCCGCGAAGTGGAACGTGAACCCTTCCAACCCCTGTAAAACCAACGGCCGGCAGCCCGCACACCGGCCATTTCCATCCCTGCCATGCCACACCACACCCACCTCACCGTGCGCGGCTACCACCTCGACGTATACCGCCACGTAAACAACGCCCGCTATCTCGAATTCCTCGAAGAAGCCCGCTGGGATTACTTCGACCACAACGGACTGGCCGAATTCTTCCGCAATAGCCGTTACGGCATGGCTATCGTCCACATCGACATCCACTACCGCCGCGCCGCCCTCCTCGGCGACAAGCTCGACATCGAAACCGCCTTTGCCCAAGCCGACGCGCGCCAAGCCGTTATCAACCAAATCATCCGCAAAACCGGCAGCCCACACATCCTCGCTGAAGCCCGTGTCAGCTTCATGCTCATCGACCAAACCACCGGCCGCGCCATCCGCTTCCCTACCGAACTGCAGCAAGCCATTGCCGCCCACATACCGTCCAACCCCGCAGAACCCGCCTCATGAAAAAATACCTCGGCGCCTTCCTCCTGCTGGCCGTGCTCGCTGCCGCCGGCTACATCCTGTTCGCCCCCAAACGCCTCCGCCTTCGCCCTGCAAAACCTGCAAGGCCAAAACGTGGACCAAACCACCCTGCAAGGTAAAGTTACCCTCATCAACTTCTGGTTTCCCTACTGCCCCGGCTGCATAAAACCAAAATGCCCAAACCCACCGTCTGCCCTTCACCGTGCTCTACGACACACAAGGCCAAACCCAGCAGGCCTACCAAGTCATCGCCGCTGCATCTCCTTTCTGATGGACAAAAACGGCCAGATCGCCAAAACCCATGTGGGCGAGCCCAACTTCGCCGAAGTGTACCGCTTGGCCGAACAACCCGCCCCAATATTTTCAGGTAGCCTTCCTCCGAAGAAAAGCTACCTGAAAAATAAACTACCGATCAATCAATAATCCACGCCATGAAACCTCAAAAACGCCCCCTCGACGGCGTCCTCCTGCTCGACAAAGCCACCGGCCTATCCAGCAACAGCGCCCTCCAGCAAGCCCGCCGCCTCTACCATGCCGAAAAAGCCGGCCACACCGGCGTGCTCGATCCGCTGGCCACCGGCCTGCTCCCCGTTTGCTTCGGCCAAGCCACCAAATTCGCCCAATACCTGCTCGATGCCGACAAAGCCTACATCGCCACCCTCCGCCTCGGCCAGTCCACCGACACCGGCGATGCCGAAGGCAGCATCATCGCCACCAGCCACACCGAAATCAGCCAAACCGATTTTCAGGTAGCCTGCCGCCAGCACCTCGGCGCACAACAGCAGCTGCCCCCCATGTATTCCGCCCTCAAGCACCAAGGCAAACCCCTATACCAATATGCCCGCCAAGGCATCGATATCCAACGCCAGCCCCGCAACATCTACATCCACGCCATCCAAATCCTCCGCTTCCAATTCCCCGAAGCCCAAATCAGCGTGCAATGCAGCAAAGGCACCTACATCCGCACCCTCGCCGAAGATATTGCTAAAAGCATCCACACCCTAGCCCACCTCACCGCCCTGCGCCGCACCGCCACCGCCGGCTTCCAAATCGAACACAGCCACAGCATCGAAAGCCTTACCGCGCTCACGGAGGAGCAGCGCGATGCCTTACTGTTGCCCTGCGATACATTGGTGCAACATCTGCCGCAGCACACCGCCAGCGAACAAACCATTCGCGCCCTGCGCTTCGGCCAAACCCCTGCCGCCCCACTGGAGCTGCCGGAAAACACCCCCCTGCGCATCTACGCCGCCAACGGCGAATTCATCGGCCTCGTCACCAGTCAGCAAGGCTACCTGAAAGCCCTGCGCCTGATGAGCACACAAGCCAACTAAATTGGGTAACCCCAACAATCCGATCAATCCCGACGACCCCAATCCGGGTGGCGGCAATCCCCCGCCCCCTCCCGCTAATCAGCGTACCGGCAAGGCCATCACCCTGTCATCTAACGGCTATCAGCGCATCAGCGAGCAGGCTCTGTCCTTTACCCAACAAAACTTTGGCGTTCTGAAGGTAGATGGTCAAGAGCTGAACATTATCCCTCCCAATATAGTTGCCGGCGGTCTGCTCAATATGCAAGCACGAAACACCGCACGCGTAGGGCAAGTGATGACGCAATCCAGCTATGGCTACGTCCGTGAAGGAACTGATGCTCAGGGTTATATGTTTTCGCAAGGTATCGTGACATCAGCCAACGATATGCCTAATAGCGGTACATTTAACTATTCCGATTATGCCGTTCACGCCCCAATGTCCAATCAACCCAACGCTCGGATTGAAACCGGTGCAGCCAACTTCAATGTTGATTTCGGCAATCACACTATCAGCGGCACACTTACTCCCGCCAACAACGCGACCGTTGTATTGGATAACGCATTTCCGGCAACAGCTTTAGCGGCACGGCCAACTCTGGCGCGAAATTCAGCGGCTACTTCTATGGCGGCCATGCCGACGAGATGGGCGGCACCTACCAAAAACAAGGTGAGTACACCGGCGCTTTCGGCACACGGAGAATCACTCCTTAATCAATTTAGCTGAACCGCTTTTGCTGTGCAATTAAGCAAAGCAGCAACACAACAGGCTACCTGAAACTTTAGCTTCACAGAAACTGTGTAGCATTTTCAGGTAGCCTGTTTCTTAATTGCACTTCAGCCAGGCAGGCGGCTATCTCATCCCGCCGCTTCCGTCTCAAACAACAACTTTAGCGTTTGCAAAGCCTGCCCGCCGGCCTGCAAGTCCTTGCCTGCCGCGCCGTGTTTGATTACCACCAGCAACACAAAAGCCCCGTCGTGTGCCGTACTGTTAATAACAATGCCCACTTCCTCACCATCGGCTTCCACCTTGCTGCCCACGGCTACAGGCTGGGCGCTGCGGCACACCGCCATACCACGCCGCACCTGGCCGCGATATTGCGCACGGGCGATAATTTCCTGCCCCGGATAGCAGCCTTTTTTGAAATGCACGCCGCCGAGCAGGTGCTGATTCAACATTTGCGCCACACAGCTTTCCACAGTGGGCCGTGAAATCCACGGCCGCCCCTGCAAAATTTCGGCGGCCTGCCAGGCTTCGGCAGCGGCAGGGCGGTCGGCATCGGGCAGCGGCGCAGGGCTGAGCACAATGCGGTTACCGCCGGCCAAAGCCAGCGTAATCAGACCATTATCATCTTCTTCGGCAGCAAACTTGAGCGCGGCGGCATCTGTGCCCGTATCCGCACCGCTTTGGCCGTACACCTGCCAGGCACTGTCGGTGTGGAACAACGTTTTGCTGCGTAGCACAAACATCCGCAGCCGCTTTATCGTGGCTTCCAGCAAATCCGCCGCCATCACCAGCAGGAAACGGTCGGCACGGCGCAACACCAGCATATTGGCCAGCACCCGCCCGCGCGGCGAATTGTAGGTGGTGAAACAAGCCTCGCCCGGCTGCAAATCCAAAATATGGTTGGAAAGCTGGCTGTGCAGAAATTCGGCGGCATCCACGCCGCTCACTTCCGCCACGCCGAAAAAGGGCAGTTTGCAAAGTGTGTGCATGGTTTTCTCCTGTATTTTCGTGAATTAAATTTAAACCGATACTGCGTTAACCCGCCATCACTATCTGCGGCCAGCCTTACTCCGATTTAAATCTGAATTCACGACACCTAATTTAGTCAGTAGTTCTTCTCACCAAAAAAGGCATAAGTTGCATAATGGAACAGCTCGCTTTGTGCGCTGTCGGAATATTCCAGCCGCGCCAGTTCATCATCAAACCCCGCGCGCACTGCCTCCAACACATCTTGCGCCATATCCGGCGGCAGGCTGCGCAGCAGGCTTTTCAACGCGCTGCCCAACACTAGGTTTTGCACGCGCAAAGCCTCGTAGCTTTCTTCCAAATAGCTGATTCTCTGATTGATTTCTTCCATAACATTCTTCCTTTCCGCCCTAGGCCACGCTGCCAGGCAACGGGGCGGATTATAAGCTCAAGCCCGGCGATTGGACAGCCGCCACCCACAGAAGCATATTTTATGAAATAATATCGTCTGTTACGTTTTCAGGTAGCCTCATGGCAAGCAATCAAAGGCTACCTAAAACGGTTAATACATAAACTAACCACTCCTCGAAAAAACCACCATGACCCAAGCGCAAGACAATTTGGTTTTCACCCTCAACGACAACACCTCCACCCCGCAATCCGCTGCAGCAGACACCGAAGATTGGGAAAAAGACCTAGAGCGTCTGCAACAAAAACGCCGCCATCTGGCCAAACAGGCACAACAACCGCCCGCCGCCCAATCCAACCGCCTCCCTTCTGCCGCCCTCCTATACGACACCTTGGTTGCCGAAGCCAACCCAACGCCCGCGTCTACCGCAGAAATCCGCCCCGCGCATATCCACACCCCATCACCCGTTGCTGGAACCGCCGCACAGCCCACCAGCTCCGGCGTACGCCCCAGCGCACTCCGCGACAGCCTCCACCGCCGCCTGAATCTGGACGAACAAAAACAGGCCTATCAAGCCTATCTCCAGCATTGGCAGCAACAGCACAACCTGCAAACCGCCAGCTCCGAAGCCGAGCTAAACAACCCGCAAATCCTGTTTCAAGAAGACTGGCTGGCCGCCCAACATTCCCTGCGCGTCGGCCGTGACGAGCCCGTAATCGAGCAGGCCACCGTTTGGTTGGGCGGCGCACAGCCCACGGTAACGCCAGATCAAGACGTAGCCGAACAAATCGAAGCCGCCGCCGAGGCTGCCGCACAGCCCGAATACGATGCCCAAGCCGAGCCCGGCACCGCTGCGCTGGCCGCTGCTGCCGAAAAAGTGGTGCTGCTCAACGCCTACACCCTGCCCGGCAATCTGCAACACAAAATCCTCTGCCTAAGCGAGCAAGTCCTGCTCGAACGCCTGGCCGAAAAATTGCGCCCGCATCTGGCCGATGCCGTATCCGGCATGGTGAAAACCGCGTTGCAGCGGCAAACCGCGCTGATGGTGCAGAATATGCAGCAGGCCTTCTTAGACGAAGTGCCCCGCCTGGTGGACGACGTATTGGCCTACAACCTCGCCCGCGCCCTGGCTGCCGTGAAAAAAGAGCAGCTATAACAGCCAACCCCCCGAATCAAGGCTACCTGAAAATCCCCGCCGATTTTCAGGTAGCCTTTGCCATTTTGCGCCGCCTCGATGCCTCCGCATTCATATCATTTCAACAATTCATTGTATTCACGATAAATTTTAGCAAAGTAAATTCCTTCTATTTACGTAAAAAACTGCTAAAATGCGCTAGACAATTCATTGGTTGCAGTACTTTCATCAACTTGAGTTAAGGAGTAGGAAATGGACAACAAACTCGGGTTTAAACCCATACCAATGGCGGTGGCCGTGGCGCTGACGCTGTTGATTTGGTTTGTCATTCCCGTACCGCAGGGCGTTACCCCCAATGCCTGGCATCTGCTGGCGCTGTTTGTGGGCGTAATTGCCGCCATCATCGGCAAAGCCATGCCCATCGGCGCGCTATCGATTCTCGCCATTATGCTGGTGGCCATTACCAAGGTAACCGTGCCCGAGCTTGATCCCGAAGGCAACCCGATCAAAAACCCGGCCACCGTGGCCATTAAAGATGCGTTGAGCTCCTTCGGCGACCCGCTGATTTGGCTCATCGGTATTTCCATCATGATTTCGCGCGGCATCCTGAAAACCGGGCTGGGCGCACGTATCGGCTACTACTTTATCTCCTTATTCGGCAAGAAAACGCTGGGCATCGGCTACAGCCTGGCCATTTCCGAGCTGATTCTCGCTCCGGTAACGCCCAGTAATACTGCGCGCGGCGGCGGCATCATCCACCCGATTATGAAATCTATTGCGGGCAGCTTCGATTCCGACCCGGAAAAAGGCACGCAAAGCCGCATCGGCAAATACTTGGCCTTGGTAAACTACCACAGCAACCCGATTACCTCCGCCATGTTCATCACCGCCACCGCGCCCAACCCGCTGATCGTGGATCTGATTGCTAAAGCCACCAACTCCGATATCCATCTGAGCTGGGGCACTTGGGCTGTTGCTATGCTTGTGCCCGGTTTGGCAGCCATGTTCCTGATGCCGCTGGTGCTGTATTTCTTCTTCCCGCCCGAAATCAAGGAAACCCCGAACGCTTCTCAGTTTGCCAAAGACAAGCTGCAAGAACTGGGCCCGATGAACCGCGGCGAAAAAATCATGTTGGGCATTTTTGCCATCCTGCTGCTGCTGTGGGCAGGCATTCCGGCCATGATTTTCGGCAAAGCCTACGCCGTCAACCCCACCACCACCGCCTTCCTCGGCCTCTCCCTGCTGCTGCTCAGCGGTGTGCTTACCTGGCAGGAT from Eikenella exigua encodes the following:
- the mlaE gene encoding lipid asymmetry maintenance ABC transporter permease subunit MlaE → MNFFQTLGAKTLDFLQELGKTTLFLFAVLARSGTLLPRLRLGIRQMYFTGVLSIVIIAVSGLFVGMVLGLQGYTQLAKFKSADILGYMVAASLLRELGPVLAGILFASSAGGAMTSEIGLMKTTEQLEAMKVMAVDPVARVVVPRFWAGVISMPLLASICNVAGIYGAYLIGVRYLGLDGGIFWSQMQANIDVGYDVVNGLIKSVVFGVAISLIAVYQGFHCRSTPEGILRASTRTVVSSALTVLALDFVLTAIMFIG
- the mlaD gene encoding outer membrane lipid asymmetry maintenance protein MlaD; protein product: MKRSTLELWVGVFVALGIAAVVFLSLRVAGGQTVSRQSSYTVSASFTDIGGLKVKAPVKASGVVVGRVSSIQLDPKTYRANVSLNIDSQYRFSTDVSAEILTSGLLGEQYIGLQQGAEETELKNGDSIEITSSALVLEQLIGKFMTNTVEKNGATQ
- a CDS encoding MlaC/ttg2D family ABC transporter substrate-binding protein, which gives rise to MKKSALTAALSIGIMSIGLAFATPQQAVAQLKQNSTQVLNILQNAKNNNDVQVRRQAENYAIPYFDFTRMTELAVGANWRNATPAQKTALTEQFKTLLIRTYSGTMLQYRNANVVIRENAVQRGNSIIVTADITPAGGKPVTMDYTMYQSGGKYRVYNVAVEGASLVTVYRSQFNNTIAQKGIDGLIQELRSKNGS
- a CDS encoding STAS domain-containing protein, which gives rise to MHSECRDETVYLSGEVTVATVTAPLFHAYCQQLGYLKNSPAPAIDFSGVSQADSVCISLMATAKRSRPEAAWVFRGLPAGVAALAELYEVGGWITS
- a CDS encoding MlaA family lipoprotein, whose amino-acid sequence is MKKLLTLTLLTIGLSGNALAEGVAYDPYEGYNRFMFGVNDRIDRHFLSPVARGYRAVTPRPVRSGIGNFFNNLRDIVSVGSNLLRLNISKAGSDLVRVGINTTFGFGGLIDIASEAQMPNNKNTLGDTFASWGWKNSNYFVYPLLGPSTVRDALGNTITSVYSPEKLAFGNGAGYWAATGVKTLDTRANLLDLTDGVNQVALDRYTFIRDAYMAARAKQTGTTLPGSEDDYVPSFEEDSGNTGSESTATAEQPAAEPATTAQPSAEPAANLGTPATNTPADNSNSGRPAPNTIYEEILSR
- a CDS encoding VacJ, giving the protein MYEINRSVFRLVPLQPFWNWLTALPGAELDDLTLEDLQNNANAYLTNPCDDSEEVWAEIKSQIDTIFAAELADWCEDESQWPDLYPDIFAEWFDIQLSPILCDLSAREVEREPFQPL
- a CDS encoding acyl-CoA thioesterase, whose translation is MPHHTHLTVRGYHLDVYRHVNNARYLEFLEEARWDYFDHNGLAEFFRNSRYGMAIVHIDIHYRRAALLGDKLDIETAFAQADARQAVINQIIRKTGSPHILAEARVSFMLIDQTTGRAIRFPTELQQAIAAHIPSNPAEPAS
- the truB gene encoding tRNA pseudouridine(55) synthase TruB encodes the protein MKPQKRPLDGVLLLDKATGLSSNSALQQARRLYHAEKAGHTGVLDPLATGLLPVCFGQATKFAQYLLDADKAYIATLRLGQSTDTGDAEGSIIATSHTEISQTDFQVACRQHLGAQQQLPPMYSALKHQGKPLYQYARQGIDIQRQPRNIYIHAIQILRFQFPEAQISVQCSKGTYIRTLAEDIAKSIHTLAHLTALRRTATAGFQIEHSHSIESLTALTEEQRDALLLPCDTLVQHLPQHTASEQTIRALRFGQTPAAPLELPENTPLRIYAANGEFIGLVTSQQGYLKALRLMSTQAN
- a CDS encoding YgfZ/GcvT domain-containing protein; translation: MHTLCKLPFFGVAEVSGVDAAEFLHSQLSNHILDLQPGEACFTTYNSPRGRVLANMLVLRRADRFLLVMAADLLEATIKRLRMFVLRSKTLFHTDSAWQVYGQSGADTGTDAAALKFAAEEDDNGLITLALAGGNRIVLSPAPLPDADRPAAAEAWQAAEILQGRPWISRPTVESCVAQMLNQHLLGGVHFKKGCYPGQEIIARAQYRGQVRRGMAVCRSAQPVAVGSKVEADGEEVGIVINSTAHDGAFVLLVVIKHGAAGKDLQAGGQALQTLKLLFETEAAG
- a CDS encoding NGO1151 family protein; this encodes MEEINQRISYLEESYEALRVQNLVLGSALKSLLRSLPPDMAQDVLEAVRAGFDDELARLEYSDSAQSELFHYATYAFFGEKNY
- a CDS encoding DASS family sodium-coupled anion symporter, whose protein sequence is MDNKLGFKPIPMAVAVALTLLIWFVIPVPQGVTPNAWHLLALFVGVIAAIIGKAMPIGALSILAIMLVAITKVTVPELDPEGNPIKNPATVAIKDALSSFGDPLIWLIGISIMISRGILKTGLGARIGYYFISLFGKKTLGIGYSLAISELILAPVTPSNTARGGGIIHPIMKSIAGSFDSDPEKGTQSRIGKYLALVNYHSNPITSAMFITATAPNPLIVDLIAKATNSDIHLSWGTWAVAMLVPGLAAMFLMPLVLYFFFPPEIKETPNASQFAKDKLQELGPMNRGEKIMLGIFAILLLLWAGIPAMIFGKAYAVNPTTTAFLGLSLLLLSGVLTWQDVLTEKGAWDTVTWFSALVMMATFLNKLGLIAWLSKLLESGIGGMGMGWVGAVTLLLLAYMYAHYIFASTTAHITAMLSAFYAAGLALGAPPMLYALLLASSSSIMMTLTHYATGTSPVIFGSGYTTLGEWWKAGFIMSVVNLTVFVIIGGVWWKVRGYW